A stretch of the Streptococcus suis genome encodes the following:
- the pstC gene encoding phosphate ABC transporter permease subunit PstC encodes MKNEQLEKELSAPSKNSRLEKFGQVLTFLCLSLIVFIVAMILIFVAQRGLSTFFVDGVNITDFLFGDKWEPNSKTFGALPMIAGSFIVTILSAIIATPIAIGAAVFMIEISPKRGAKILQPVIELLVGIPSVVYGFIGLQVVVPFVRSIFGGTGFGILSGVCVLFVMILPTVTFMTVDSLRAVPRHYREASLAMGATRWQTIWRVILNAAKPGIFTAVIFGMARAFGEALAIQMVVGNSAVIPTSLTTPAATLTSVLTMGIGNTVMGTVQNNVLWSLALVLLLMSLVFNMIMKFITREGKKNYAR; translated from the coding sequence ATGAAAAACGAACAACTCGAAAAAGAATTATCGGCGCCTTCCAAAAACTCTCGTTTGGAAAAGTTTGGACAGGTATTGACGTTTCTTTGCCTTAGTTTGATTGTATTTATTGTGGCTATGATTTTAATTTTTGTAGCTCAACGCGGGCTGTCAACTTTCTTTGTAGATGGTGTAAACATAACAGATTTTTTATTTGGTGATAAGTGGGAACCAAACTCTAAAACTTTTGGTGCCTTACCCATGATTGCTGGTTCATTCATCGTTACCATCTTATCAGCCATTATCGCTACTCCGATAGCGATTGGAGCAGCTGTTTTTATGATTGAAATTTCTCCAAAGCGTGGTGCAAAAATTTTACAACCTGTTATTGAACTTTTGGTAGGTATTCCATCAGTAGTCTATGGTTTCATTGGACTCCAAGTTGTTGTACCATTTGTACGTTCTATTTTTGGTGGTACTGGTTTTGGTATCTTATCAGGGGTATGTGTTCTCTTTGTTATGATTTTACCGACAGTAACATTTATGACCGTTGATAGTTTGCGAGCTGTACCTCGTCATTATCGTGAAGCTAGTCTTGCGATGGGTGCGACGCGTTGGCAAACAATTTGGCGTGTTATCTTGAATGCAGCTAAGCCAGGTATTTTTACCGCTGTTATTTTTGGTATGGCTCGTGCATTCGGTGAGGCTCTTGCAATTCAAATGGTAGTTGGTAACTCAGCAGTTATTCCTACGTCATTGACTACACCAGCAGCGACATTGACCTCAGTCTTAACGATGGGTATCGGTAACACTGTTATGGGTACCGTCCAAAATAATGTGCTCTGGTCATTGGCTCTTGTCTTGCTCTTGATGAGCCTTGTCTTTAACATGATTATGAAATTTATTACAAGAGAGGGTAAGAAAAACTATGCACGCTAA